Proteins from one Acidiferrobacteraceae bacterium genomic window:
- a CDS encoding DUF4124 domain-containing protein, with protein MKTKMVLLAAGLVGSALFYGSAANAAIMKCQDAQGNWHYGDHAAAACRKSRAKVIEFSTKTGHETVMKSAPTREQLKEREEEEKAAEAEKKRKEEQAKEDRILRDSYATEQDIIFERDRKLKELQDSIDANEATVKSLKAVLARSEQRVAEEKKRGKVSKSSQKTLEFSQKQVAEHEASLDDLRKQLVETRKKYDENLERYRDMKRREAAGSTAKNP; from the coding sequence ATGAAGACAAAAATGGTCCTGCTCGCGGCCGGCCTGGTCGGCAGCGCGCTGTTCTACGGTTCGGCGGCCAATGCCGCAATCATGAAATGTCAGGACGCACAGGGTAACTGGCACTACGGCGATCATGCCGCGGCCGCCTGCCGAAAGTCACGTGCCAAGGTCATCGAGTTCTCAACCAAGACCGGTCATGAAACGGTGATGAAATCGGCGCCCACCAGGGAACAGTTGAAGGAACGGGAGGAGGAGGAAAAGGCAGCCGAGGCAGAAAAGAAGCGGAAGGAGGAACAGGCAAAGGAAGACAGGATCCTGCGCGACAGCTACGCCACCGAACAGGACATCATCTTCGAACGCGACCGCAAGCTGAAAGAGCTGCAGGATTCGATCGATGCCAATGAAGCCACGGTGAAATCCCTCAAGGCCGTTCTCGCCCGCAGCGAACAGCGCGTGGCGGAAGAAAAGAAGCGTGGCAAGGTCTCCAAAAGCTCGCAAAAGACCCTGGAGTTCTCGCAGAAACAGGTGGCAGAACACGAGGCATCCCTCGACGACCTGCGCAAACAGCTGGTGGAAACGCGCAAGAAATATGACGAGAATCTGGAACGCTATCGCGACATGAAACGCCGCGAGGCCGCGGGCTCCACTGCGAAAAACCCCTGA
- a CDS encoding sulfite exporter TauE/SafE family protein: MIDWTQQLFLLVVSLVANTFSAFSGGGAGLVQFPVLIFLGLPFAVALATHKIATVALGIGATVRHWREGSIGRDLAIQILAWGLPGVILGAGTVLRIPESWAQTALGVLTIALGVYSLSRRDLGIAYAPRARGRGSTVVGGTVLFLIGLLNGSLSSGTGLFCTLWLVRWYGLDYRRAVAYTLVFVGMFWNGAGALTLGLLGDVQWSWLPVLLLGSVAGGYLGAHWAIIKGNRWIKRGFEVVTLLIGFKLLF; the protein is encoded by the coding sequence ATGATCGATTGGACCCAGCAGCTGTTCCTGCTTGTTGTCTCGCTCGTGGCAAACACCTTTTCTGCCTTTAGCGGCGGCGGCGCCGGCCTGGTCCAGTTTCCGGTCCTGATCTTCCTCGGACTTCCTTTCGCCGTCGCCCTCGCTACCCACAAGATCGCCACAGTGGCCCTGGGAATCGGGGCCACCGTGCGACATTGGCGGGAAGGCTCCATCGGACGTGATCTGGCGATCCAGATTCTCGCCTGGGGCCTCCCGGGGGTCATCCTCGGTGCCGGAACGGTTCTGCGGATACCGGAGTCCTGGGCGCAGACGGCTCTGGGTGTTCTGACCATCGCCCTGGGTGTCTATTCCCTTTCGCGTCGGGACCTGGGAATCGCCTACGCACCCCGCGCGCGCGGCCGCGGCAGTACGGTGGTCGGGGGCACCGTCCTGTTCCTCATTGGGCTGCTAAACGGCTCCCTTTCGTCCGGAACCGGTTTGTTCTGCACCCTGTGGCTGGTGCGCTGGTACGGACTGGATTACCGGCGCGCGGTCGCGTACACGCTGGTGTTTGTCGGCATGTTCTGGAACGGCGCCGGCGCCCTGACTCTGGGCCTGCTGGGCGATGTGCAGTGGTCCTGGTTGCCCGTACTTCTGCTCGGGTCGGTGGCGGGCGGCTATCTCGGCGCGCACTGGGCTATCATCAAGGGAAACCGGTGGATCAAGCGTGGGTTCGAAGTCGTGACCCTGCTGATTGGTTTCAAGCTGCTATTCTAG
- the pyrE gene encoding orotate phosphoribosyltransferase, which yields MKDHQKEFIDFAIETGAIRFGEFVLKSGRVSPYFFNAGLFDTGSRLSRLGQFYAHAIVDAKLEFDMLFGPAYKGIPLVSTTAIALADHENRDVPFAFNRKEAKDHAEGGVVVGHPLQGRVLIVDDVISAGISVNEAVDIINSAGAEPAGVAIALDRQERGGNSLSAVQEVMHRHQIPVTSIIGLDTLIPYLAGNEALRKHVDAIAAYGNAWGARPEAQ from the coding sequence GTGAAAGATCACCAGAAAGAGTTTATTGATTTTGCCATAGAAACCGGCGCAATTCGCTTTGGGGAGTTCGTTCTCAAGTCCGGTCGGGTAAGCCCCTATTTCTTCAATGCCGGCCTGTTCGATACCGGCTCCAGGCTTTCTCGTCTGGGTCAATTCTATGCGCACGCGATCGTCGACGCGAAACTTGAATTCGATATGCTGTTCGGTCCTGCCTACAAGGGCATCCCCTTGGTATCGACGACGGCCATCGCCCTCGCGGATCACGAAAACCGCGACGTACCGTTTGCGTTCAATCGCAAGGAAGCCAAGGATCATGCCGAAGGAGGTGTAGTCGTTGGCCATCCGCTGCAGGGGCGGGTCCTGATTGTGGACGATGTGATTTCCGCGGGGATATCAGTCAACGAGGCCGTGGACATCATTAACTCCGCCGGTGCTGAGCCGGCAGGCGTGGCCATTGCGCTGGATCGGCAGGAGCGTGGCGGCAACTCTTTGTCCGCGGTCCAGGAGGTCATGCACCGCCATCAGATTCCCGTGACCAGCATTATCGGGCTCGACACGCTGATCCCGTATCTGGCGGGCAACGAGGCATTGCGCAAGCACGTGGATGCGATTGCCGCATATGGGAACGCCTGGGGCGCCAGGCCCGAAGCTCAATAG
- a CDS encoding polymer-forming cytoskeletal protein: protein MADKKNRRALDRTRTYDGMLSAGSGFQGKLRGRGNYVVQGDVVGDCDLDGVLLVDEGGSWEGNISANVVVVNGIVRGSVVAREQIEIGEAGAVTGDLRCHSIAIASGASHEGPISMETADVRRFDEKRDRG, encoded by the coding sequence GTGGCAGACAAGAAGAATCGCAGGGCACTGGATCGGACCCGCACCTATGACGGGATGCTCAGCGCGGGGAGCGGTTTTCAGGGCAAGTTGAGAGGTCGCGGGAACTACGTGGTCCAGGGGGATGTGGTCGGAGACTGCGATCTCGACGGCGTCCTGCTGGTGGACGAGGGAGGCAGCTGGGAGGGAAATATCTCGGCCAATGTCGTCGTGGTGAATGGCATCGTGCGCGGGTCCGTCGTGGCGCGGGAACAGATCGAGATCGGGGAGGCGGGCGCGGTTACCGGAGATCTGCGCTGCCACAGTATCGCTATCGCCAGCGGCGCCAGCCACGAGGGCCCTATTAGTATGGAAACGGCGGACGTGCGGCGCTTCGACGAGAAGCGCGATCGCGGCTGA